The following are encoded together in the Roseivirga misakiensis genome:
- a CDS encoding capsule assembly Wzi family protein, with product MSQHISVNSAIVENFVRRTLISDSTAFQSNSLMARPILLQSVLGENKTQMNELSGLARPSLNLGGIIKLGILAPETYTKTTSHRPHTYNQGSLISAKGQQSIFSFGIYGKSKYVELQIKPEFLIAQNPSFDGFADDHAEIVWHRRFLWWNRIDTPERFGQPSISELLPGQSYLKFTYDHMSLAFSTENLWWGPGRRNSLIMSNNARGFPHLRLMTSKPIETIIGDFEGTLIMGRLSSSGFDPPQVSRTYLNNLSFIPKNEDDRAISGFTINYKPKWLKGLWLGYSQTTYRYLERSHEGNPYLAIFRNVFSGGNQIDFFSLPQNHSSFFFRLALPKAMGEIYAEYGLKDQSWNLRRLFSSIDNPNAVTFGFSKYIKTRWEKWPLLEISAELTSLQQYPFSSIVQANSWYLDGEVRQGYTNRGEVLGAAIGPGSNSQFIQLSIFKGLKSLSLNVERVVHNNDYFYYTFGPSQDNRRFWVDLNLGINLDLQKGPILISSQFNWIRSFNYQWQLTQFEGQPYYIGGKDVNNAHLSLKLTWLLCD from the coding sequence ATGAGCCAACACATAAGTGTTAATTCGGCCATTGTCGAAAACTTTGTAAGAAGAACTCTTATTTCTGACTCAACTGCTTTTCAATCTAATTCCTTGATGGCAAGACCTATTCTCCTACAATCTGTATTAGGTGAAAATAAGACTCAAATGAACGAACTGAGTGGCTTAGCCCGCCCTAGTTTAAATCTTGGAGGAATCATCAAACTTGGCATTCTAGCACCTGAAACTTACACTAAAACCACCAGTCATCGCCCTCACACATATAATCAAGGAAGCCTTATTTCAGCAAAAGGTCAACAGTCCATCTTCTCATTCGGGATTTACGGAAAATCCAAATACGTAGAACTACAGATAAAGCCAGAATTCCTCATAGCCCAAAACCCCAGTTTTGATGGCTTTGCCGATGACCATGCAGAAATTGTATGGCATAGACGGTTTTTATGGTGGAATAGGATTGATACTCCAGAGAGATTTGGCCAACCAAGCATATCTGAACTTTTGCCTGGTCAATCGTATCTAAAGTTCACTTACGATCATATGTCGTTAGCCTTTTCTACCGAAAACTTGTGGTGGGGGCCAGGCAGACGGAACAGTTTAATAATGAGCAACAATGCTCGGGGTTTTCCTCACTTAAGATTAATGACTTCCAAACCGATCGAAACGATTATTGGTGATTTTGAAGGGACCTTGATAATGGGTCGTCTTTCTTCATCTGGCTTTGACCCGCCTCAAGTATCAAGAACCTATTTAAACAACCTGAGCTTTATTCCAAAAAATGAAGATGACAGAGCCATTAGTGGTTTTACTATCAACTACAAACCTAAATGGTTGAAGGGCTTATGGCTAGGATACTCCCAAACCACCTATCGCTACTTGGAAAGGAGTCATGAGGGTAATCCATATCTAGCCATATTTCGGAACGTATTTTCAGGAGGAAACCAGATTGACTTTTTCAGTTTACCTCAAAACCACTCTTCCTTCTTCTTTCGATTGGCACTTCCCAAGGCCATGGGAGAAATCTATGCTGAATATGGCTTGAAAGATCAGTCTTGGAACCTCAGAAGGTTATTCTCTTCTATAGACAATCCTAATGCTGTGACCTTTGGATTTTCCAAGTACATTAAAACCAGATGGGAAAAATGGCCTCTCCTTGAAATTTCAGCTGAATTAACCTCTCTTCAACAATATCCTTTCAGTTCTATAGTTCAGGCAAATAGTTGGTATTTGGATGGAGAAGTGAGACAGGGTTATACGAATAGAGGAGAAGTGCTAGGAGCAGCCATCGGACCAGGAAGCAATTCACAATTCATTCAATTGTCAATTTTCAAGGGATTGAAATCACTAAGTCTGAATGTAGAACGAGTCGTTCACAACAACGACTACTTCTATTACACATTTGGTCCGTCTCAAGATAACAGAAGGTTTTGGGTTGATCTGAACCTTGGAATCAATCTAGACTTGCAGAAAGGACCAATTCTAATATCCTCTCAGTTTAATTGGATACGATCATTCAATTATCAGTGGCAGCTGACACAATTTGAAGGTCAACCTTATTACATCGGTGGCAAGGATGTAAACAATGCTCACTTGTCCCTTAAACTAACTTGGTTGCTATGCGATTAA
- a CDS encoding acyltransferase family protein, with amino-acid sequence MNNKLPNLDALRLFLAMSVVIYHINDLLPKFGLASSYNLDFLFKGPLAVNYFFSLSGFLIIRLLWKEKTTFGQINIGNFYMRRILRILPLYFIVLLVGILAYEWIMPSLIPEISIERSYSFGDLIFHYLFMLPNVFKAEFPEVGPILDVLWSIGIEEQFYLFIPLILFLGTSRWIRPTLLLSLVVVISCFWYFSKMDFYYMYYFYFLFSGLLAILLESGKLKQVFGNKAFQLLVLLLFLLNFTTSLFEIDDYFLRHMVRMVLSGFLVATLSTNPLFKINNKYVNHLGKVSYGIYMYHMIIISAVVVVLSKLNVELNLFGLLAFYAVCCTLVFGVATLSYHFVEKRFLGLKKAFRHEPGSPLD; translated from the coding sequence TTGAACAATAAACTTCCAAACCTAGATGCTTTGAGGCTTTTTTTGGCCATGTCAGTAGTGATTTATCACATCAATGACTTGCTGCCCAAATTTGGTTTGGCTTCATCCTATAACCTCGATTTTCTTTTTAAGGGCCCTCTGGCTGTCAATTACTTTTTTTCACTTAGTGGATTTCTGATAATCCGATTGCTTTGGAAAGAGAAAACCACCTTTGGGCAGATCAACATTGGCAATTTTTATATGAGGAGGATTCTAAGAATTCTTCCTCTCTACTTTATTGTATTGCTTGTTGGCATTCTGGCCTACGAATGGATTATGCCATCGCTGATTCCAGAAATATCTATCGAACGGAGTTATAGCTTCGGTGACCTTATATTTCATTACTTATTTATGTTGCCAAATGTCTTTAAGGCTGAATTTCCTGAGGTAGGTCCGATACTTGATGTGCTTTGGTCCATTGGCATTGAAGAACAGTTCTATTTGTTCATTCCCTTAATTCTGTTTCTTGGCACCAGCCGATGGATTCGTCCTACTTTGTTGCTTTCACTAGTTGTTGTGATTAGCTGCTTCTGGTATTTCAGCAAAATGGACTTCTACTATATGTATTACTTCTATTTTCTTTTTAGTGGCTTGCTGGCCATTCTCCTCGAATCTGGCAAGCTTAAGCAAGTTTTTGGCAATAAGGCCTTTCAGCTACTTGTGCTTTTACTATTCCTTTTGAATTTTACGACCAGCCTCTTTGAAATAGATGACTACTTTCTACGCCATATGGTAAGGATGGTGTTGTCTGGTTTTCTGGTGGCTACTTTGAGTACAAACCCTCTCTTTAAGATCAATAACAAGTATGTCAATCATCTGGGTAAAGTATCTTATGGTATTTATATGTACCATATGATTATTATTTCGGCAGTCGTGGTGGTCTTGTCCAAACTGAACGTAGAATTGAACCTCTTTGGACTACTTGCTTTTTATGCAGTTTGTTGCACGTTAGTTTTTGGTGTGGCCACCTTGTCATATCACTTTGTAGAAAAGAGATTCTTGGGACTGAAGAAAGCCTTTCGTCATGAGCCTGGTTCGCCTTTGGACTGA
- a CDS encoding class I SAM-dependent methyltransferase, protein MGVKNLFAISENKNSLGSKFRQKRFRYFLKLLSSVESDPIRILDVGGKESFWVLNQFHQRKDVQITLLNLEASDLKYDNFSSVRGDATDLSEYAENSFDLVFSNSVIEHLHSFENQIKMAKECQRVGIKHFIQTPNRYFFMEPHYLLPFFQFLPKKLQYFILTKTKVSRLKKWNASFARQYIDEIRLMSKSEMSKLFPGSILYREKFLWMSKSFTAHNLESPQSKGEPGS, encoded by the coding sequence ATGGGTGTAAAGAACCTATTCGCAATTTCGGAAAATAAGAATTCACTTGGCAGTAAGTTCCGGCAGAAGAGATTTCGCTATTTTCTAAAGCTTCTTTCTTCGGTAGAGTCCGACCCGATTCGGATATTGGATGTTGGCGGTAAGGAGTCATTCTGGGTGCTCAACCAATTTCATCAGCGTAAGGATGTTCAGATAACCCTTTTGAATTTAGAGGCTTCAGACCTGAAATATGATAACTTTTCAAGTGTTCGTGGAGATGCCACAGACCTAAGTGAATATGCAGAGAACTCATTCGACCTGGTTTTTTCCAATTCTGTAATCGAGCACCTTCATAGCTTTGAAAACCAGATCAAGATGGCAAAAGAATGCCAAAGAGTGGGAATAAAACATTTCATTCAGACTCCTAATCGATATTTCTTCATGGAGCCACATTATTTACTTCCGTTCTTTCAGTTCTTGCCGAAAAAGTTGCAGTACTTCATTCTTACAAAGACTAAAGTTAGCCGTCTTAAAAAATGGAATGCGAGTTTTGCCAGACAATATATCGATGAAATCAGACTGATGTCAAAATCGGAGATGTCAAAGCTTTTCCCTGGATCGATTCTTTATAGGGAAAAGTTCCTTTGGATGTCCAAGTCATTTACTGCCCACAACCTGGAATCTCCTCAGTCCAAAGGCGAACCAGGCTCATGA
- a CDS encoding class I SAM-dependent methyltransferase, whose protein sequence is MALFAGEEIAKMKIEDFPFLDEYANLTGYDKQTLLDAYSIESHYHKLLLEETSAVKRKGLYNELYNQILPLYAKGKKDKKSHLVDKAHMVAMFNKEIKVGSVIDLGCGNGSFLKNIHQRYPEKRLVGVDVYRPEAPIEGVEFIAGDVVSFRMKENFDTVISDNVIEHLVPEDFEVYLKSVNELLNAKGKLIIILPNRLFGPSDITRIIDFTYSGKVEANGGHVNESTYTDIISVLRRQGFDNIKTVLPIPKLKYGLLKNVRVSPSPFVAMENSKFWLWLFRRIKVKGKCPIRFTVTLVCEKTS, encoded by the coding sequence TTGGCTTTATTTGCAGGAGAAGAAATTGCTAAAATGAAAATAGAGGATTTCCCTTTTCTGGATGAATATGCCAATCTCACGGGTTATGATAAACAGACCCTTTTAGACGCTTATTCTATAGAGTCTCACTATCACAAGCTCTTGTTGGAAGAGACCTCCGCAGTGAAAAGGAAGGGGCTTTATAATGAACTCTACAACCAGATTTTACCCCTCTATGCAAAAGGCAAAAAGGACAAGAAAAGTCATCTGGTAGATAAGGCGCATATGGTTGCCATGTTTAACAAAGAGATAAAGGTTGGCTCTGTCATAGACCTTGGCTGTGGAAACGGCTCGTTTTTAAAAAATATTCACCAGCGTTACCCCGAAAAGCGTCTGGTGGGAGTAGATGTTTACAGACCCGAGGCTCCCATTGAAGGGGTGGAGTTTATTGCGGGAGATGTAGTTAGCTTCAGAATGAAAGAAAACTTTGACACTGTTATTTCTGATAATGTCATAGAACACTTGGTACCTGAAGATTTTGAAGTTTATCTGAAATCCGTGAATGAACTGCTCAATGCAAAAGGTAAGCTGATTATCATTTTGCCCAACCGTCTTTTTGGCCCATCTGACATCACACGTATTATTGACTTCACTTACTCAGGTAAGGTAGAGGCCAATGGAGGCCATGTCAACGAATCGACTTATACAGATATTATCAGCGTATTGCGAAGACAAGGATTTGACAACATCAAGACGGTCTTACCTATACCAAAATTAAAGTATGGTTTACTGAAAAATGTAAGGGTATCACCCTCTCCTTTTGTGGCTATGGAAAACAGTAAATTCTGGTTATGGCTCTTCAGGAGGATCAAAGTAAAGGGCAAATGCCCAATTCGATTCACCGTTACCCTGGTGTGTGAAAAAACGAGTTAG
- a CDS encoding glycosyltransferase family 4 protein, giving the protein MSQKVIIDTFFQLYADTGIRTYTDLLVKAAVDEGVSENHYQSVPSIQLVNRTKFFRHNPNRFKRWLFQLLYLFWKQFVLPIITLLRRADVLICPDYVSPMWKLPCLKMQVIHSPFFWQHPENYSNLWLKYQKWLIKKGFRGRSLGLTTSHYVKKAMDEYLDQPLEVVYQLSKPLSISPSGSPSRLTQMIKGSAFILHVGYFDQRKNLPILVRAFDILRKHTNYSEYKLVLAGGRGIGKKNDAFTEVEELVDELGLAEQIVLPGFVDEEELAWLYAESKLYVFPSYNEGFGIPILEAMSADVPVIVSDCGSLMEIGDDAVVSFSTFNAEDLAGKMERVLSDNILNHNLVEKGKKRLGQFTKEKLMSRIDKLIKENAA; this is encoded by the coding sequence ATGAGTCAAAAAGTAATCATTGATACTTTTTTTCAGCTTTATGCGGATACCGGCATCAGGACCTACACTGATTTACTTGTAAAGGCGGCAGTCGATGAAGGAGTAAGTGAAAATCACTATCAAAGTGTGCCGTCTATTCAGCTGGTAAATCGGACTAAGTTTTTCAGACATAATCCAAATAGGTTTAAACGTTGGTTATTTCAATTGCTTTATCTGTTCTGGAAGCAATTTGTACTGCCCATAATCACTTTGCTGAGGAGAGCGGACGTACTAATTTGCCCTGATTATGTGTCTCCCATGTGGAAACTCCCATGCCTTAAGATGCAAGTGATTCATTCACCATTCTTTTGGCAACACCCTGAGAACTATAGCAACCTTTGGCTCAAATACCAGAAATGGCTGATTAAGAAGGGATTTAGAGGCAGGTCATTAGGGCTTACTACGAGTCATTATGTAAAAAAGGCAATGGATGAGTATCTGGATCAACCTCTGGAAGTGGTGTATCAGCTGAGTAAACCATTGAGTATTTCGCCATCGGGCTCTCCATCCAGACTTACGCAAATGATCAAAGGCTCCGCATTCATATTACATGTGGGTTATTTTGATCAGCGCAAAAACCTGCCAATATTGGTTCGTGCGTTTGATATTCTTAGGAAGCACACGAATTACTCTGAATATAAATTGGTGTTAGCTGGTGGAAGAGGAATTGGCAAAAAGAATGATGCCTTTACTGAGGTTGAGGAATTGGTTGACGAGCTTGGACTAGCAGAACAGATAGTTCTGCCGGGTTTCGTTGATGAAGAGGAATTGGCCTGGCTCTATGCTGAGTCCAAACTCTATGTTTTTCCATCATACAATGAGGGTTTCGGTATCCCAATTCTGGAGGCCATGTCGGCTGATGTACCAGTAATCGTTTCAGACTGTGGTTCTCTGATGGAAATAGGCGATGATGCGGTAGTGTCATTTTCTACGTTCAATGCAGAAGACCTGGCTGGCAAAATGGAGCGTGTCTTGAGCGACAATATTCTAAATCATAACTTGGTGGAAAAGGGGAAGAAACGGCTTGGCCAGTTCACAAAAGAGAAGCTAATGAGCCGAATCGATAAACTAATAAAAGAAAATGCAGCCTAA
- a CDS encoding capsule assembly Wzi family protein, giving the protein MRLRTSIASHLYLSILMLLFGCLSVNAQTLPIGFPVLEDYARRSHIQGEFATASSFVHRPNLYFNDSLFHEFQGTLGKSGGIFSKKRQKLEISLFPLQLRTEFNSHHPYGRNNGLMIRSKGLQTLISTGVLLKWKFLRVELRPEFLYAQNSSFETLSQSLSENAYNFYYQFYHNVTDLPERYGEGNYTKFFAGQSGIFVDWKKVTFGLSSNNQWKGPGIRNSLLQSNNARGIPQLSIFSNRPIDIKIGKLEFHLLGGRLDNSGITPPVHAITGVRPTTYIPKASDWRYISALHLTYQPKWINGLYLGFQRNVTINSGTINDFIDYVPFIDNFFKVKDPGRINEEERDEVASVYLKWNWFKANTEFYFEIGKNDHSIDLRDFFLSPNHSWAYTAGLTKIFDLPDNESKIVTELEVSDISRSGTGQLRSEASWYVHSFVRDGYTHYGEVIGAGIGPGSTYQYFNMAWTRGLKQVGLFFERTINNRDFAIITFEEDNLPSRRAQGISENTNNHNWVDLSLGTKINWQKGKLLINANLQYVRSFNYQWQNSIIDPLRPFTRNSAIRGNLYVFWNLAYFL; this is encoded by the coding sequence ATGCGATTAAGGACATCAATAGCAAGTCATCTTTACCTGAGCATTCTCATGCTTTTGTTTGGCTGCCTATCAGTCAATGCGCAGACCTTGCCCATTGGATTTCCAGTCTTAGAGGATTATGCCAGGCGAAGTCATATTCAGGGTGAGTTCGCCACCGCGTCATCGTTTGTCCATAGACCTAACTTGTATTTCAATGATAGTCTATTCCATGAATTTCAAGGAACTCTTGGCAAGTCAGGAGGAATTTTTAGCAAGAAAAGACAAAAGCTAGAGATCAGCCTTTTCCCATTACAGCTCAGGACAGAATTTAACAGCCACCACCCATATGGTAGAAACAATGGCCTTATGATAAGGTCAAAAGGACTACAGACATTAATATCTACCGGAGTTTTGCTTAAATGGAAATTCCTCAGAGTAGAATTAAGACCAGAATTTCTGTATGCCCAAAACTCTTCCTTCGAGACCTTAAGTCAGTCGTTGTCAGAAAATGCTTACAACTTTTACTACCAGTTTTACCACAACGTTACGGACCTCCCTGAAAGGTATGGTGAAGGCAACTATACTAAATTCTTTGCCGGTCAATCTGGTATTTTCGTTGATTGGAAAAAGGTAACATTCGGCCTCAGTTCAAACAATCAATGGAAAGGGCCGGGTATTAGAAATTCTCTTCTCCAAAGCAATAATGCGAGGGGTATTCCACAGTTGAGTATTTTTTCAAACAGACCTATTGACATTAAAATTGGCAAGCTAGAATTTCATTTACTAGGAGGTAGGTTAGATAATTCTGGAATAACTCCTCCCGTACATGCTATCACAGGTGTGAGACCTACCACCTATATTCCCAAGGCATCGGATTGGCGCTATATATCAGCATTGCATTTGACCTATCAACCAAAATGGATAAATGGGCTTTACCTTGGTTTTCAAAGGAATGTGACCATCAACAGTGGCACTATCAATGACTTCATTGATTATGTTCCCTTTATTGACAACTTTTTCAAAGTAAAGGATCCAGGTAGGATTAATGAAGAAGAGCGTGATGAAGTTGCTTCAGTCTACTTAAAGTGGAATTGGTTTAAAGCGAATACCGAGTTTTACTTCGAAATTGGTAAAAATGATCACTCGATTGATCTTAGAGACTTTTTTCTTTCGCCAAACCATTCTTGGGCTTATACCGCAGGACTTACCAAAATCTTTGATCTGCCCGACAATGAGTCTAAAATTGTTACGGAACTTGAAGTTTCAGATATCTCAAGGAGTGGTACAGGACAACTCCGCTCCGAGGCTTCCTGGTATGTACATAGCTTTGTCAGAGACGGATATACCCATTATGGAGAGGTTATCGGTGCGGGGATAGGACCGGGTTCCACATACCAGTACTTTAATATGGCTTGGACTCGGGGCCTTAAACAAGTTGGTTTGTTCTTCGAAAGAACTATCAATAACAGAGACTTTGCTATAATAACTTTTGAAGAGGACAATTTACCTTCTAGAAGGGCTCAAGGAATTTCTGAAAATACCAATAATCACAATTGGGTAGATTTAAGTTTAGGAACAAAGATCAATTGGCAAAAGGGTAAGCTCTTGATAAATGCAAACCTTCAATATGTCCGTTCATTTAATTATCAATGGCAAAACTCCATAATTGACCCCCTAAGGCCTTTTACCAGGAATTCAGCCATCAGAGGAAATCTATATGTTTTTTGGAACCTTGCTTACTTTCTCTGA
- a CDS encoding glycosyltransferase, translating into MRVAIIGVKGYPIVYGGFDTFVRELAERLVKRGVDVTIYCHSALFKEKPRRVNGIDLVYMPAIESKSLSQITHSFFSFIHASAGKSDLLLVVNSANGPFGILPKVAGKPTVINVDGLEWERPKWKGFGAKYFYWASKMATRFYDQLVNDAEAMREVYLELFNRDSEVIAYGSTPEYSQRPEMIEQWGLKKDDYYVIVGRLIPDNNSDLIIEGFLKSHSQRKLVIVGDVTYKDEYASRIKKMSETEERLVFTGFVKDRQTLAELFLNSYCYFHGHEYGGTNPTILQALGSGCAILALGTVFNKEVLQDGRYGILFEKQQQAVTELVNRVEAEPETVTDLKSKAREGLGQRYDWEHITDRYIEVFENLLKSKGKT; encoded by the coding sequence ATGAGAGTAGCGATCATTGGAGTGAAGGGATACCCCATCGTCTACGGTGGCTTTGACACTTTTGTAAGAGAGTTGGCAGAAAGACTGGTCAAAAGGGGAGTAGATGTCACCATCTATTGCCACAGCGCTTTGTTCAAGGAGAAACCAAGACGGGTAAACGGAATTGACCTGGTTTATATGCCAGCTATTGAGTCTAAATCCCTGAGCCAAATCACACACTCTTTTTTCTCCTTTATTCATGCGAGTGCAGGCAAATCCGATTTACTACTCGTAGTCAATTCGGCCAATGGTCCTTTCGGAATTCTTCCCAAAGTCGCTGGCAAACCTACAGTGATCAATGTGGATGGTTTGGAATGGGAAAGGCCTAAGTGGAAAGGCTTTGGAGCAAAATACTTTTATTGGGCATCTAAGATGGCGACTCGTTTTTACGATCAATTAGTGAATGATGCAGAAGCGATGAGAGAGGTTTATCTGGAACTATTCAATCGCGACAGTGAAGTGATCGCATATGGTTCAACACCAGAGTATTCTCAACGGCCAGAGATGATTGAACAATGGGGTCTAAAAAAAGATGACTATTACGTGATTGTTGGTCGGCTCATCCCAGATAATAATAGTGATCTGATTATTGAAGGTTTTCTTAAGTCCCATTCTCAACGTAAACTGGTAATTGTGGGAGATGTAACTTACAAGGATGAGTATGCTTCCAGAATCAAAAAGATGTCTGAAACGGAGGAGCGTCTTGTATTCACAGGCTTTGTCAAAGATCGCCAGACATTGGCAGAACTATTTCTGAATTCCTATTGCTACTTTCATGGACACGAATATGGGGGTACCAACCCTACTATTTTACAGGCACTTGGATCGGGATGTGCTATTCTGGCACTGGGGACGGTTTTCAACAAAGAAGTACTACAAGATGGTCGCTATGGGATCCTATTTGAGAAGCAACAACAAGCGGTGACCGAACTGGTCAACAGAGTGGAAGCTGAACCTGAGACAGTAACCGATCTGAAGTCAAAGGCTAGAGAGGGCTTGGGTCAACGCTATGATTGGGAACATATTACTGACCGCTACATTGAGGTCTTTGAAAACTTGTTGAAATCAAAGGGAAAGACTTGA
- a CDS encoding glycosyltransferase family 4 protein, whose amino-acid sequence MQPKNILALHSSSDLYGASKSFVRSVLGWKAAGHRVMVVISEPGPLSDHLVENGIEVEFMSLGIIRRKYMNISGLFNRGSRMYSAFWKLKKLIKKNSIDVVYSNTIGVLIAGFVAKYLGVRHIWHVREITLSPKWFKSAIGFLLNRLSSLVIVVSGPVRDHWGNQVSKEKIKLIYNGLNPDGYDGINYPLKRELGLDEDVLLLGMVARVNFWKGHVYFLEIFNILRQEFPQLHAVMVGDAYPGYEYIYDEINKFVSENDLTTNVHDLGYRTDINKILSGLDLFVLPSILPDPLPNTVLEGMASSLAVCGTAHGGALEMIEAGVTGEHIPWDNASDAAAKIAVILRDEALRTEMGQAGRQRVLDMFTVEAYQSEMVKVLED is encoded by the coding sequence ATGCAGCCTAAGAATATCCTGGCACTTCATAGTTCTTCCGATTTGTATGGAGCTAGTAAGAGTTTTGTACGTAGCGTACTGGGCTGGAAGGCTGCAGGTCACCGGGTGATGGTTGTGATTTCCGAACCTGGCCCTTTGAGCGATCATCTTGTGGAAAATGGTATCGAAGTGGAGTTTATGTCATTGGGTATCATACGAAGGAAATACATGAACATTAGCGGGCTCTTCAACAGAGGAAGTCGAATGTACTCTGCCTTCTGGAAACTAAAGAAGCTTATTAAGAAAAACTCCATTGATGTGGTTTATTCCAATACTATTGGGGTTCTGATTGCGGGTTTTGTAGCAAAATATTTGGGTGTAAGACATATCTGGCATGTTCGGGAGATCACGCTTTCTCCAAAATGGTTTAAGTCTGCTATTGGCTTCCTGCTCAACAGACTCAGCAGTCTGGTCATTGTTGTCTCCGGACCAGTAAGAGACCATTGGGGCAACCAAGTCAGTAAAGAAAAGATTAAGCTCATATATAATGGTCTCAACCCTGATGGCTATGATGGAATCAATTACCCATTAAAGCGTGAGTTGGGCCTTGATGAGGACGTATTACTTCTGGGTATGGTGGCCCGAGTCAACTTTTGGAAAGGACATGTCTATTTTCTTGAGATTTTCAATATTCTCAGGCAGGAATTTCCCCAACTACATGCCGTAATGGTGGGAGACGCCTATCCAGGTTACGAATATATTTATGATGAGATCAATAAGTTCGTCTCTGAAAATGATTTGACCACCAATGTACATGATCTGGGCTATCGAACAGACATCAATAAAATTCTGTCCGGCCTCGACCTTTTTGTTTTGCCTTCTATTTTACCCGACCCATTACCTAATACGGTGCTTGAGGGAATGGCTTCCTCTTTAGCAGTATGTGGTACAGCACATGGTGGTGCTTTAGAGATGATCGAAGCAGGGGTTACCGGGGAACACATACCTTGGGACAATGCTTCTGATGCAGCCGCCAAAATAGCTGTGATTTTAAGAGATGAAGCGTTGAGAACGGAAATGGGTCAGGCAGGACGGCAGCGTGTGCTGGATATGTTTACCGTAGAGGCCTATCAAAGTGAGATGGTGAAAGTATTAGAGGACTAA